Genomic segment of Vibrio azureus:
TACCGCTTGGTATTTTTTGGCTCTTTACCTCGTAACGCTAGACCGACTTTAGCCATCATGGCAGCACCTGTTAATCTTTCCCTTGCCGCGTATTTAGTCAATTTCCCTACTCCCGATCCTATTATCACCGGGGCACTGGCTGGCATCGGTATCACGATGACTTTGTTGATTTATTTGTGCTATTTTCGTTTAATGCGTCTCAAATTTCAGCCTTCGATTGCAGCCGTCACTTTTCCTTCTGTGATCAGTGCCATTGCCATGCATCGATTAACGACTTTTTTTGATCAATCTCACCCTAACTGGCTCTGGTTGCACGATTTTGGCTTTTTAGAGCTCAGTATTGCGACCTTTTTAGTCCTTTGGGTTTCTTTAGGCTATATCAAAATGTATTGGCCTGGATTATTTCAATCACCAGAAAACATATTCAAAAAAGGGTAAGCATTGGCTACCCTTTTTCTCATTTCATTTTTATTTTATTGCCCAGTAGCGACAAGATGCTTGGCTATCACTAAAATGCTTAACGCAAACCGTGTAAGAATTCAGCACGCGTAGCAGGGTTACTTTTAAATAATCCTCCTAGGGCTGTAGTGGTGGTTGAACTGGTCGCATCCATAACTCCACGAGATTTCACACAATAGTGAGTCGCATCCATAGTGACCGCCACATCTTCTGATTCTAGCAAAGTTTGCAACGCGACAAGGATCTGCTGTGTCATACGCTCTTGCACTTGAGGACGTTGAGCAAAAAAGCGCACAATTCGGTTAATTTTTGAGAGACCGATGATCTTTCCACGAGGGATATAAGCAACCGCAGTCTTGCCATCGATGGTAACAAGGTGATGTTCACAAGTGCTGGTGACGGTAATATCTTTAACGCGCACCATTTCGCTGACGTTCATCTTATTTTCAATAACAGTGATTTTAGGAAAATTGGCGTAGTCTAACCCTGAGAAAATCTCATCAACGTACATTTTTGCAATACGATGCGGGGTTTCTTCGAGGCTATCATCAGTAAGGTCCAGCTCAAGTAATGTTAAGATCTCACGCATGTGGTGTTCGATCTTTTGTTTTTTCTCTTCGCGGCTAAATTGATTTGGGTTCATCGGCGTTTCTAACCCACGCGATTCCAGCGCCTCTTTAACAATTCTCGCTGACTCGCTTAGCTTCGTTGACTGACTTAGA
This window contains:
- the folE gene encoding GTP cyclohydrolase I FolE; translated protein: MSGLSQSTKLSESARIVKEALESRGLETPMNPNQFSREEKKQKIEHHMREILTLLELDLTDDSLEETPHRIAKMYVDEIFSGLDYANFPKITVIENKMNVSEMVRVKDITVTSTCEHHLVTIDGKTAVAYIPRGKIIGLSKINRIVRFFAQRPQVQERMTQQILVALQTLLESEDVAVTMDATHYCVKSRGVMDATSSTTTTALGGLFKSNPATRAEFLHGLR